From the genome of Thermoplasmata archaeon, one region includes:
- a CDS encoding OB-fold domain-containing protein, which translates to MSEPRVELSRCEACRARFVPTDGPCPRCGSTDVHPYEADPLGTVLASTEMTNPPPGWPAPHRIALVELPESVRLLAVVDGPPPAPATVVSVRRDGAVYRARSEPAR; encoded by the coding sequence GTGAGCGAGCCGCGCGTCGAGCTCAGCCGCTGCGAGGCGTGCCGGGCCCGGTTCGTTCCCACCGACGGGCCCTGCCCGCGCTGCGGATCGACCGACGTCCACCCTTACGAGGCCGACCCGCTCGGCACCGTGCTCGCGTCCACCGAGATGACGAACCCGCCCCCCGGCTGGCCGGCCCCGCACCGGATCGCGCTCGTCGAGCTGCCGGAGTCCGTCCGCCTGCTCGCCGTCGTCGACGGCCCGCCACCGGCGCCCGCTACGGTCGTCTCCGTGCGTCGGGACGGGGCGGTCTATCGGGCCCGGTCGGAGCCCGCGCGCTGA
- a CDS encoding SCP2 sterol-binding domain-containing protein translates to MTFPSAEWASAFQRAINANAAYAEAARAWAGDILLRVQPEDPNAPAPGVLLDLASGTCRAAHYHADARSVAAEFVYEGSPENWARLMRHEIDPVKAILDGTFRVRGNLAKLMRFTRAAKELVETASNVPG, encoded by the coding sequence ATGACCTTCCCGTCCGCGGAGTGGGCGAGCGCTTTCCAGCGGGCGATCAATGCGAATGCAGCGTACGCCGAGGCGGCTCGAGCCTGGGCGGGCGACATCCTGCTGCGCGTGCAGCCGGAGGATCCCAACGCCCCGGCGCCCGGGGTCCTCCTCGATCTTGCCAGCGGCACCTGCCGCGCCGCCCACTACCACGCCGACGCCCGGAGCGTCGCGGCCGAGTTCGTCTACGAGGGTTCCCCGGAGAACTGGGCGCGCCTGATGCGCCACGAGATCGACCCCGTGAAGGCGATCCTCGATGGCACGTTCCGGGTGCGCGGCAACCTCGCCAAGCTGATGCGCTTCACGCGGGCGGCCAAGGAGCTCGTCGAGACCGCCTCGAACGTCCCGGGCTGA
- a CDS encoding thiolase family protein, with product MSVHVASVGTGRFGKRAESQVELAAEAAGLALEGIGRRPVDLLVVGSMFSHGPHGREALLPRLAGRLALESAAGFRVDSSSGTGGMAFHAAALAIESGRFDRALVVATEKMTDRTTLENTRDLAASLHPDEVAAGATMPGLAAIVTQRYLQRFGRGVEVLDAATAHARAMATRNPAAQFFRKPIATAEIAQSRYVAAPLRLLHCSAISDGATALVLERGAGPATVLGLGQGFEALRLIDRDDLTTFGASRVAAKRAYDAARLAPKEVEVAEVHDAFSPFLYIHAEDLGLVPPGTAPDALANGEFALDGRIPVNPSGGVVGRGHPVAASGLAEVAEVALQLRGEAGGHAVARAPRVGLAHAMSGIAAHNFVTLLGREGP from the coding sequence ATGAGCGTCCACGTCGCGTCGGTGGGCACCGGACGCTTCGGCAAGCGCGCCGAGTCCCAGGTCGAGCTCGCGGCGGAGGCCGCCGGCCTCGCCCTCGAGGGGATCGGCCGCCGACCGGTCGATCTGCTCGTCGTGGGGTCGATGTTCTCGCATGGGCCGCACGGCCGCGAAGCGCTGCTGCCCCGGCTCGCCGGCCGGCTCGCGCTCGAGTCGGCCGCGGGATTCCGCGTGGACTCCTCGAGCGGCACCGGGGGCATGGCGTTCCACGCGGCCGCGCTCGCGATCGAGTCCGGGCGTTTCGATCGCGCGCTCGTCGTCGCGACCGAGAAGATGACGGACCGCACGACGCTGGAGAACACGCGGGACCTCGCGGCCTCGCTCCACCCGGACGAGGTGGCGGCGGGCGCGACGATGCCCGGCCTCGCCGCGATCGTCACTCAGCGCTACCTGCAGCGCTTCGGTCGCGGGGTGGAGGTCCTCGATGCGGCGACCGCGCATGCGCGCGCGATGGCGACGCGCAACCCGGCCGCGCAGTTCTTCCGAAAGCCGATCGCGACGGCGGAGATCGCTCAGAGCCGCTACGTCGCCGCGCCGCTGCGCCTGCTGCACTGTTCGGCCATCTCGGACGGGGCGACCGCGCTCGTGCTGGAGCGCGGCGCGGGGCCCGCGACCGTGCTCGGGCTCGGCCAGGGGTTCGAGGCCCTGCGGCTGATCGACCGCGACGACCTCACGACGTTCGGGGCGAGCCGCGTCGCGGCGAAGCGCGCCTACGACGCGGCCCGCCTCGCTCCGAAGGAGGTGGAGGTGGCCGAGGTCCACGACGCGTTCAGTCCCTTCCTCTACATCCACGCCGAGGACCTCGGTCTCGTGCCGCCCGGCACCGCGCCGGACGCGCTCGCGAACGGGGAGTTCGCGCTGGACGGACGCATCCCCGTCAACCCGAGCGGCGGGGTCGTGGGCCGGGGGCATCCGGTCGCCGCGAGCGGTCTCGCGGAGGTCGCGGAGGTCGCACTCCAGTTGCGGGGGGAGGCCGGCGGGCACGCGGTGGCACGCGCCCCCCGCGTCGGTCTCGCGCACGCGATGAGCGGGATCGCGGCCCACAACTTCGTGACCCTGCTCGGACGCGAGGGGCCGTGA
- a CDS encoding 3-hydroxyacyl-CoA dehydrogenase family protein: protein MRVAKAGVVGAGTMGASIAEVLAYNGIEVVLKDVDAALVQRGLGRVRAIVDELVRYQAERAPREIERIAALAGELSDTQRARIAQQLAPKFSRERADQVVGRVHGVTDYDAFGDVDLVIEAVFERTEVKRPVLEALDAKIPDYAVLATNTSSLSVTELARSLGHVRQTLAMHFFNPPYTLPLVEVAGGIDTREDVVTDAIEFLGGLKNHRYPLVPIRVKESPAFVVNRVLAPVLAEASAALAEGLASSRDIDAAMKAGAGMPMGPFELADLVGLDVSLEVAETLYREFGDPKYKPSVLLRQLVAAGHLGRKTGRGFYEYTDS from the coding sequence ATGCGGGTCGCGAAGGCCGGGGTCGTCGGGGCCGGGACGATGGGCGCGTCGATCGCGGAGGTGCTCGCCTACAACGGGATCGAGGTGGTCCTCAAGGACGTCGACGCGGCGCTCGTCCAGAGGGGGCTCGGGCGGGTCCGCGCGATCGTCGACGAGCTCGTGCGCTACCAGGCGGAGCGAGCGCCCCGGGAGATCGAGCGGATCGCGGCGCTCGCCGGCGAGCTCTCCGACACCCAGCGCGCTCGGATCGCCCAGCAGCTCGCCCCGAAGTTCTCTCGCGAGCGGGCCGACCAGGTCGTCGGCCGCGTCCACGGCGTCACCGACTACGATGCCTTCGGAGACGTCGACCTCGTGATCGAGGCGGTCTTCGAGCGAACGGAGGTCAAGCGTCCGGTGCTCGAGGCCCTCGACGCGAAGATCCCGGACTACGCGGTGCTGGCGACCAACACCTCCTCGCTGTCCGTCACCGAGCTCGCCCGGAGCCTCGGCCATGTCCGGCAGACCCTCGCGATGCACTTCTTCAACCCGCCGTACACCCTGCCGCTCGTCGAGGTCGCCGGCGGCATCGACACGCGCGAGGACGTCGTGACCGACGCGATCGAGTTCCTCGGCGGGCTGAAGAACCACCGCTACCCGCTCGTCCCGATCCGGGTCAAGGAGTCGCCCGCGTTCGTCGTGAACCGGGTCCTGGCGCCGGTCCTCGCTGAGGCGAGCGCGGCGCTGGCGGAGGGCCTCGCCTCGTCGCGCGACATCGACGCGGCGATGAAGGCGGGCGCGGGGATGCCGATGGGCCCGTTCGAGCTCGCCGACCTCGTCGGGCTGGACGTGTCGCTCGAGGTGGCGGAGACGCTCTATCGCGAGTTCGGCGACCCCAAGTACAAGCCGTCGGTCCTCCTGCGGCAGCTCGTCGCCGCCGGGCATCTCGGCCGGAAGACCGGCCGCGGCTTCTACGAGTACACGGACAGCTGA